The genomic region TCTGATTTGACAGGTTGCTTATTGCAGATCGAGATACACCCTAAAAATTTCAGCTTTTTGTTGAACAGCTTTCAGAATGTGACTGCCCCTGCAGGCCAACAAACTCAAAAACAATAGACGTTGATGCAGGGTATACTCTTCTCTGGTATCTATTTCAGGTGCACGGTTTGCTGATGTATTCCAATTTCAAATGCTAGTTCAAGAAATTTCCCTTTATTTAGTGAGGATCTCTGCCCTCCTGCTCTTCAAAGAGTTTCTAGGTCTAAATCAGAGcctgttgagcaaataagaatatatgCACGAACAAAGTATCCCCTGGTCATAGGTTACTTTAATTTGTGATATAGTTTTTCCACTGCAACCTTTTGAAATTCAATACAAGCTTTCTTGCCAAACAAAATAAAAAGTATGTATCGTTTCTATTGGTTTCTGTATTACACATTTTTTAAGAAATAAATATTCATGCCCTTTCCTTGCCCAGGAAATTGTGACATGTTTTGACAGATTCAAGACAAAGAAACAAATCACAATCAGGATGGATTTTTTCTGGTTTCAATGAACGTGCCTAAGGTGCAGAACTATAACAGAATGAAAAGAGATCAAAACTAGAATTTGTTTTTGATCTCAAAACTTTCAAAAATAAGCACTAAATATTGCACCTTAAAAGATTTAaagattaattttttaaaatacttCAGACTAGCCACTATAAATTAATCCTCCTGCAGCTTCATCAGGCAAATTTTGAAAGTAagctttaaaaaataatttatgcaGGACCTTATGTTTACAATTTAAATCTCAAAGACATCTTGAAAAACAAGCACTAAATATTTATTCTTAAAAGATTTGAAGATAAATTCTTGAAATTTTAAAAGGTAGCCTTCAAGAATTCATCGTGAAAGATTTAAAATTAATTCtagaaaaatgggaaaaaaaaaagcATCCAAGAATTGATCCAGCAAGATTGGAAGACTGATTCTTGAAATTTTCGAAGTAATCTAGAATTGATCTTGCCATATTTGAATATTAGTTCTGAAAATTTTAATAAAACAAGCATTAATAAGAATACTAATTCTCGTTAGTCGAGAGAAAAAACATTTTGTCAATTAAGAAATAGAAATAATCtgtcaacatttcaaaattagttctCTAAATTTTCAAAAATGAGCAGAGCAACAAATGACTTACAAAATTATAAGCATGCCTCTTCCTACCCAGTACTGTAGAACCTGCACTCACACCAAACATAAACTTAAGTCAACAACCTCCAAACACTAAAACTAGGTCAAGAATTTATATATGGCGAAATAATCTCTCGTGCTAAATGAAATTCTGAATCATTTTATTTGTAAATCCATACCTAAAGATCGGTGTGGAATTTTAAGAAAACTGCTAGGTTTTAAGTTCAATTTCTAGGTCATTCGCGTTACAATTTAAAAACTGAACATAATATCAGGATTCATATCCAGTGAAAGAATCAAATGCTAAGTTACTAGTTTAATCCCCCAAGAATGCTGAACTTACTCGCCAGAACTTCAAAATTCGCTCCCACTCAGTCTCTGCCACCACCAGGAACAGGGCAATAACAACAGCATAACATTTCAGGATGCCGTCAAATATCTGTTCACAAAGCCAAAAACGAAATAGCGAATCTAACCTTAGACTGGTAGATGGATCCATAAAAATACATTTTCTGttgaaaattaaattgaatttcaaatataATCAACATCAGTGCAGTCTGAAACATCTAACCCTAAAAATATTACCCAGCTAATTGCAGGAGAACATTGCCAAAATCAACAACATACAGGAAagaaataataaaagataaatataaatataaattatcgAGCCTTATGAAAcctaaattttccaaaaaaaaaagacaTCTTTTCAAACGAAATCCAATCCATAATCAACCAATCATTAAAAAGCAAGTAATTTGGGAAATTTTACTGGTGTATAACCAATGCACTTTCACTATTCATCAAATGGAAACACGTAAGGGAAAGATCAAAAGAATATTTTGGTAATGTAAGACACACTGAAGAAGTGAACGCGATAAAATTAGATTCTGATTAACTTTAAGATACGAAATTTAAAACCAGCAAAGGATTAAACACATTTTTCCTTTTCGGCAAACAACTTGCAATACATACAATTTCACACAGATGTGTGTAACAAATAATTTAACACAGCTTTAGTTACACAAATATTTTCAGTTATGGCCTAAAACACAAAATTGTAAATATTTGTGCAGAGCGAAGATATTCAGACAAGAAAGATTGCCTGAGAAAGTAAAAACTGCATCAAATTTGTGGATCAcgctccatgatccatcattaaaACAAGGCAAACAAATGTTATTGGATGTGAGGGATTACTGAGTAAGATCAATGAATATTTTCAGTTACAGCCTAAAACATAAAATTTGTAAATATGCAAGGAATAATATAAAACAAGCCTTGCCACAGATCAAAATTCCAGACAAAAAAAAATTGCCTAATTTCTCTTTTAGATGTTATATAAACTCCAAAAACAAACTCATTTCAAGAAAACCCAACGAATTTCGAAGACTTTATCGTAAACTGAAACCAGAGCTGAGGCCGTTTCTTACGTTTGAGCCGTCTTTGAAGGAGCGAATTGCAGAAAACACGTTGACAACCACGCACATAAGTGCGCAGAGAACCGTAATGACACTGAAGCATTTGCACACAACAAGAAAAGGATCCACACGGGACAGATAATTTGCGCGCTTCTTGATTTCTGCGGCCTCCTCATCTGTAATGTCCACAATATTTTGAATCTGCGTCGGCAACTGCTGCCGCTCCTGTTGCTGTTGCTGAACTTCTTCGCGACTCATTGCTCCAACAGttaatttttatttcttcctcaacaaTTTTCCTGCTTTCGTTTCCCGTTGTTTTGACTGGAGTTACTCCAGAAATAGAAACGGAAGACTAAGAAACAGTTGATGTACGATGAAACGAAAGGGCTCAGTTTTTTTTGAAATGTTGTGGGCTCGAATCTCTCTGTTGAAAGAAATCTTAATATCTAGGGGAAAACGGAGTAGTTGTGACAAGTGGAATAAATATCTTATTGCAAGGTCTGCACACCTGCCATTCTTCATGTTTGACTAGGATTTTGGCATTTGATACACATGTCCTGCTGTAATGTCTTAGCTGTAACTAACTGTGACATGTCAGCATCAATATGCCACCTATCTCTTTAAATCTGATGTATGTCTTCTTGCCCATTAATCTCTGTAATTTTCATGTCAttttcatttagttttagttttgtatTTATTCTGaggaaaataatttcaaataagtATATATCTATAAATGATATAATTTGATGTGaagttatatttaaattttttaagttaTTCTTGtttatattacatatattttttatatcttacttttttttatataaattataagATTCATGTCACTTTTATTTAGTTTTGTATTTATTTTGATAGAAACAATTTAAATTATGTATATATTTGTAAATGGTATAATTTAATGTGATATTGGATTTATTTTTTTAGTTATCATCAATTTCTATGATACATATTTTTGTACACTTAACTTTGTTTTTAtataagattatatatatattgtattattTAAAATCAAACATACAATTTATTTATGAATAAACTTCATTGGTCTACCACCTAGAATAGTTTTTGCAAGATCAAGATTGATCCCCCATCCACAAATTTAAACCTTAattcttccaaaattcaaattctaaATTCTAACCTATGGTTATCCATTCTTTCCTACCTAGAATTGACAAACACTTGTTTACCCAATTAATTGATATGTACTTGTAATTAAAGTTAATCAATTACattcatcgtcgtcgtcatcatagGAACACTTCATTGAAGCATTAAATTGGACTTACATCTACCTGTTCATGCTAGAGGCATTTGCACAATTGAATATtcttatttatattattaatatgaCCATAACACTAGCAATTTCCAAGGGTTGATCTAGGACAATTTTTTCCCTAATGAGTTAGTTGTCATCTAAaagtatttttaaatatttaatccaaatagcaaagaaaacaaagaaaaatgcaataaattagaAAGCAAAAGTATGCATCTAGCAAGAGCAAGTTTGTGGACACAAAGGTGAGTTGCAAACACGAATTCAACCTAACACAAAGCATAAGTATTGCATAGAGTACAAAGAATTACATAGACAAAAAGATGTCACTTTTAGAGCAAAGACAACCTAGATTATAGAATCTTCATTGAGGTCATACATTACATTAACTTCCCTACAATAGCATATTATTGAAAATTTGCATATGCCTAGAGTTATTCATTATTCATCTATGTCACTTATTGCTTATGTGTAAACATCTTATTAGATTTACCTAGATTAATCTTAGGGGGTTTTTATTTTCTTTAACATTTTTTGTGAACCCTATGCTCTTTTATACAATCTAGTTCCTCCTATGGTTTGTCATAAATATTAATTTTCAAATATATCCttattttaaaatgaaatgaaCAACATTAAGGGAGTAGGTTACTAGAAGGGAATAGATTACTAAAATGGTTGGGACTGTCTAATGAATTGCCTACATTTCATCACAATAAGGGTTTCTCCCACATTTTTATGTGTTTTCACATTTCAAGGAAGGCAATCCCTCTCTAGGTAATAATTTGAATACTTTTGATACTCCACCATTTACTAAAGATTGTTGATGGTACATACAATATCAATCAAGATGGAcccaaatgataagaatgagacACTAAAAATGGGAGATTGTCTAAACCAATGCAAACAATGTGACATGACTATTCTACTAAAAATATTTGAAGATATGTTTGAATGATCATATTAGAACATTCTAAGTAGTAATAGTGGCATTATAATATATAACATTGTCTCAAAATTCTACCATATGACTATTAATTAAAAACATAATAAAATGCACTCTAAAATTATCTTAATGGTCAAAGAACTAGAAAAAATGTTCAAGATGAAATTCATAAGATCAATCATATAGttaaaaaaaaactagaaaaaatgcTTAAAACAAGATTCATAAGTGATATAAGATTTTCACAATCCATAGAATTTCTTGTAGTAGATTTCCAAATAAGATCGTGTGTGAGTTTTTagatcaacatttcggatcacactctgtgatccattcTTTCTTCTTGTGCTCTCatgcatcctgatgatggatcacggagtgtgatctgaaatgttgatctAAAAAATCGCACACGATCTTATCCCGAAATCTACTACAAAAAGATTCATAAGACCAATCAACTATTCACCTTGAATAATTAGCATGATTCATATTGCTAAAATTGATGACCATGTTTAATCTATATCAACTTTCTAAGACTTTAACATACATCTCCTCACCATTTTCTTCTTCCTAACATGATATGATTATAGATTCAACTACCAGACATGAAGTGATATCCTTTATGATACCATTTCAGTCTTAAAAAAGACTACCTTTAAAAATTGAAGACTTTTGATGATTCATCATTAAAACGAGCTATACAGAGGTTTGCTgagaaatttaaatgaatattttcagttACAATCTAAAACATAAAATTTCTAAATATTCAAGTAATAATATAAAACAAGCCTTGCCGAACACAGATTTAAATTCCAGACAAGAAAAAATTGCCTAATTTTTCTGTTCAATGTTGAATAAACTGCCAAAGCAAACTAGTTTCATGAAAattcaacaaattttgaagaaTTCGCCGTAAACAAAAACCAAATTTGAGGCCTTTACTTACGTCCAAGCTGTTTTTGAAGGAGTGAATTGCAGAAAACACGTTGACAACCACGCACATAAGTGCGCTGAGAACAGTAATGATACTGAAGCATTTGAACACAACCAGAAAGGGATCCACGCGGGCCAGATAATTTGCGCGCCGCTTGATTTCTGCGGCCTTCTCACCTGTAATGTCCATAATATTTTGAATCTGCGTCGACAGATGCTGCCGCTGCTATTGCTGTTGCTGAACTTCTTCGCGACTCATTGCTCAAACAATGAATATTTACTTCTTCCTCAAAAATTTCCTGCTCTCTTTCCTTTTGTTTTGACAGGGGTTACAGATTCGATTCCAGAAATAGAAACGAAAGATCAAGAGACCGTTGATTTACAATGAAACGGAAGGGCtctgtttttatttttaaatgtttcaAGTTCGAATTTCTTTGTTGAAAGTCTCAATAACTTGGTGAAAATAAAGTTCAGGGGAAGAGCAttaatagataacatagttctaaTAACCATCACTTTATTGTCATGTTGATCCCCAATAGCTgccatagtgaaaacaccattaataaatttattttgtaccaataatcgatcattttttgtaattaattggtccatttgtgcaccactattggaacatttgtgcaccactattgggacatttgtcaacaagtactagcgattttgaactgacggttactggaacatctttagttaggtatcaggcgacactttgaaatgtgtattttttgaCATTTGTGCGCATAAttgattccacaacgtgcatcattactatccaaaagccagatcaatagctataagtagctaagtcacatacgaagacaactaaaaaaataaaatcaaaatccgatgtaccgtttaggatctgtgggtgcgtgaagttagctatgacggctccTAGTACTCTTCCCCTAGTCGTGACAAGTGAAATACATATTTTATAACAAGATCTACACACCTGCCAACAAgaaggaaagtttttttttttaagacaCAATTTTAAAGGATTTTGGAAAGTATTGCAATCAATAAAATGAATAAAAAGAATAAAATCACATATCTTTAATGGTTTAGAGTATGTAAAATAGTTGTATGAGAGAGTGTAAGATAAAGACATATTTATAATAATCAATTGAAAGGTTAAACTCTTTTCTTCATAAGACATTAAAGAATGAATTAAAAAACTTGTAGTGGATATAAAGCTCTAGACATAGATGGTCTAGAAGCAAAATACTTAAAATGGATTTGGAAGACCTTATACCACACATCAAAAGAATGGGATCATTCAAAATGGGTTTCCGATAAATTGGACAACTAGTGTTATCATCCCCTTACTCAAAAGTGGTAACATCAACAACCCTTCAAACTACCGCACTATAATGTTCAATCCTCTATTTGGTTTTGCTTTTTAAGAATATGATAGAAAGACGAATCAATATTTGAGTTGGAAAGGAGGGAAAGAGGGCAAAAGGACAACTTAACTTTCATCATATTATCCTTGCATATTCATCTCACTGTAATCAAATTTTTTAGTGGATTGGGTCATAAAATTAAGCAATTTTGGAGTAAGAACCCATATGTCTTGGGGACTTTTGAACTATAATATATAACTTACGAATATTTAACAAAAAACATCAAATTGAACATGGACAATAATATGGGCAAGAACATTATATGGATCATTAAAATGGATTTTAGAGTGTAAACCATGAATTTCTACTAtaaatttaaattctttttttattATAAGCATGGCCTTTAATGGCAAGAACTAACATTTAATGGGACTATATAAATTAGCTATTTAAATTTAAATGATGAACCTTTTTATGAACTATGTTAACATGAGATCGTTACAAGCTCAAATCATGATATTAATTAATGATCTAGAATTGTGTTGAAGATTTAAACCATGGTTATAGATCTAGATATGTGTTTTCTAGACACTACAGATGTCTTTTCAAAATAATTAACAAAATGGTAAAAGGTTTTAAAATTACAagctaaacattaaaaaaatacatatGCGATGAGCTGCAAAGTTTTAGACTACAAACTTGACTATCATTAAAATGTTTTGAATTACAAGTCTTGAACCTAATCGATATGGTAAAGAAAATGTATCTTAAAATAAATTGTAAACCATGAATAAAAGTGTGGTTCTAAACTTGATATAAATTCCAAATTGGATATTAAATGAAAAATACTATAACACTAACCAAAGTATGGATACGGTAGATAATAATGATACATTGATAACTTACAATAGCTCACACCCTTGTAAAATCTTATGTATTGATATAGAAtgttataatatattaaaaaatattatatattatgaaCATGAATATTACATAATTCTTATATAACAAATAAAGACAAAAAGAATAAGAAAATATTGGCTAATGGATAAAGACTAATATGGTAATAGATATTAATCAAATAATACACAATATAAAATGCAATGAAAATTAATACTTATGTATTATTGTGGTAGGAATGGGGGATTGAAGTTGAGATGTCCatattttatcatcatttttttttggctAATTTTGAGAAAGTGCCCTTTTATTTGATAGTTGATAGTAGGTTGATCAAATATAAATTTACAAATTACAAATTTGCAATGTGAGAAATAAATGAAATGAATATGTAATAAGTGACTAGAAATCAAAATTTGATTTAATATAAATTCACACAAATTTTTTGGTCATATAGcccaaaaataattaattttgcatGATTCATTGTGCACATTAGTCCTAAACTAAATATAATTTTGTGGAAGATGGCTCGCATTTTCCCTAAATCAGTAGTAATTTTATGGGTAGTTGCACACATTTTCTATAAATTGCCTCTTACTTTATCAATGATTACATTTTTTTCCCAAATTACCCATTTTTATATTAGTGATTAAACCACATTTAATTATAATGTGTAATGGGTGACCAGAGAGGAATTGTATTAAATTACTTATATTCGATAGATGGTAGtggaatgatcaaatgcaaattttgaatgtgCAAAACAAATGAAATGAATGTTTAATGAGTGACTAGAAACAAAATGGATTAAAATTGATTAAATATAAATCCACACT from Cryptomeria japonica chromosome 3, Sugi_1.0, whole genome shotgun sequence harbors:
- the LOC131035958 gene encoding uncharacterized protein LOC131035958; the encoded protein is MSREEVQQQQQERQQLPTQIQNIVDITDEEAAEIKKRANYLSRVDPFLVVCKCFSVITVLCALMCVVVNVFSAIRSFKDGSNIFDGILKCYAVVIALFLVVAETEWERILKFWRVLQYWVGRGMLIIFVAVMTKALSDTNGEKQVLALFQDIASYLLLACGVVYVIGGILCCGSLKRSRLSKAVSRDQAAKDLEELEKRRDELQRLLLDRN